Proteins encoded within one genomic window of Nonomuraea gerenzanensis:
- a CDS encoding DUF6623 family protein produces the protein MSKAYASWQHGFTAVAENPATNAFRQGFGVTFSLPANGGDWIHLAIPTPVIVEDRRATLDRVLILFHARETSSLLHVHVWDGPNRILARDNLGIEGDHVHALSGNNVFPVGRDGINFGCGISMFFAAGQIDSHVFIAGFGGDFSHNI, from the coding sequence ATGTCAAAAGCGTACGCATCATGGCAGCACGGTTTCACGGCCGTGGCCGAGAATCCCGCCACGAACGCATTCCGCCAGGGATTCGGCGTCACCTTCTCGCTCCCCGCGAACGGCGGCGACTGGATCCACCTGGCCATTCCCACCCCCGTCATCGTCGAGGACCGCCGCGCCACCCTCGACAGGGTGCTCATCCTCTTCCACGCCCGGGAGACCAGCTCACTCCTCCACGTGCACGTCTGGGACGGCCCCAACCGCATCCTGGCCAGGGACAACCTCGGCATCGAAGGCGATCATGTGCACGCCCTGAGCGGGAACAACGTCTTCCCCGTGGGCCGCGACGGCATCAACTTCGGATGCGGGATCTCGATGTTCTTCGCCGCCGGCCAGATCGACAGCCACGTCTTCATCGCGGGCTTCGGCGGCGATTTCTCGCACAACATCTGA